The proteins below come from a single Chryseobacterium bernardetii genomic window:
- a CDS encoding valine--tRNA ligase — MQISEKYNPQETEQKWYNYWLENKYFHSEPNDKPPYTVVIPPPNVTGILHMGHMLNNTIQDVLVRRARMRGFNACWIPGTDHASIATEAKVVAKLKSEGISKSDITREQFLEHAWEWTNKYGGTILEQLKKLGCSCDWDRTRFTMEDKLSQQVIKSFVDLYNKGLIYRGYRMVNWDPEAKTNISDEEVIFKEQNGKLYFLKYKIEGSEEFLSVATTRPETIFGDTAVCINPNDERYAHLKGKNVIVPIVDRVIPIIEDEYVDIEFGTGALKITPAHDTNDYEIGQKHQLKMIDALDDDGNLNEHGLHYAGQNRFDVRKQIAKELEEKDLLLKAEDYVNKVGTSERTGAVIEPKVSVQWFLKMSEIAKPALDVVMDDKVKFYPDKFKNTYKYWMENIRDWNISRQLWWGQQIPAYYYGTGDEDFVVAETKEEALELAKQKTGNQEMTIDGLRQDDDALDTWFSSWLWPMSVFDGLLDPDNKDINYYYPTSDLVTGPDIIFFWVARMIMAGLEYRKEVPFKNVYFTGIVRDKQRRKMSKSLGNSPDPLELMDKYGADGVRVGILLSSAAGNDLLFDEDLMLQGRNFMTKIWNAFRLINMWNHEDKPAVATDNQAIEWFENKLNKTIVEINDQFEKFRISDALHLIYKLIWDDFCGWYLEAIKPNYGEGISKEVYNKTIYFFEELMKLLHPFMPFLTEELWQTISERNIEDALVVAQQKEAGVFDETIIKNFETAAELISGVRNYRQTKGISPREAAEIYTNAAEFANEAVVRKLANVSEIYFGQKTDKPSFTFLVGATEVSIPLSENLDLGEEKAKTEEELKYLKGFLISVDKKLSNEKFVANAKPEIVEVERKKQKDALDKIAILEEKLKSL; from the coding sequence GGAACAGATCACGCTTCTATTGCCACTGAAGCTAAAGTTGTTGCTAAACTGAAGTCTGAAGGAATCAGTAAGTCTGATATTACCCGTGAACAATTCCTTGAACATGCCTGGGAATGGACCAATAAATACGGAGGAACAATCCTTGAGCAGCTAAAAAAATTAGGATGTTCATGCGACTGGGACAGAACCCGTTTTACCATGGAAGATAAGCTTTCCCAACAGGTTATCAAAAGCTTTGTGGATCTTTATAACAAAGGATTGATCTACAGAGGATACAGAATGGTAAACTGGGATCCGGAAGCAAAGACCAATATTTCAGATGAAGAAGTAATTTTTAAAGAGCAGAACGGAAAACTGTATTTCCTTAAATATAAGATTGAAGGTTCTGAAGAGTTCCTTTCAGTAGCTACAACCCGCCCTGAAACTATTTTTGGGGATACTGCGGTATGTATCAATCCTAATGACGAGAGATATGCTCATTTAAAAGGTAAAAATGTAATTGTACCTATCGTTGACAGGGTAATTCCTATTATCGAAGATGAATATGTTGACATTGAATTTGGAACGGGAGCTTTAAAAATAACTCCTGCACACGATACCAATGACTATGAGATTGGGCAGAAGCATCAGTTGAAAATGATTGATGCGTTAGATGATGATGGAAATCTTAACGAGCATGGTCTTCACTACGCCGGGCAGAACAGATTTGATGTAAGAAAGCAGATCGCGAAGGAATTAGAAGAAAAAGATCTTTTACTGAAAGCAGAAGATTACGTAAATAAAGTAGGAACATCGGAAAGAACAGGAGCTGTTATTGAGCCAAAGGTTTCAGTACAGTGGTTTCTTAAAATGTCTGAAATTGCTAAGCCTGCATTGGATGTGGTAATGGATGACAAAGTTAAATTCTATCCGGATAAGTTTAAAAATACTTACAAATACTGGATGGAAAACATCCGTGACTGGAATATTTCCCGTCAGCTTTGGTGGGGACAGCAAATCCCTGCTTACTATTATGGTACAGGAGATGAGGATTTTGTAGTAGCTGAAACCAAAGAAGAAGCTTTGGAATTAGCAAAACAAAAAACAGGAAATCAAGAGATGACTATTGATGGTCTTAGACAAGATGATGATGCATTAGACACATGGTTCTCTTCATGGCTGTGGCCAATGTCTGTATTTGATGGATTACTTGATCCTGATAATAAAGACATCAATTATTACTATCCAACTTCTGATCTGGTTACAGGCCCGGATATTATCTTCTTCTGGGTAGCCAGAATGATTATGGCGGGATTGGAATACAGAAAAGAAGTCCCGTTTAAGAATGTTTATTTCACAGGAATTGTAAGAGACAAGCAGAGAAGAAAGATGTCAAAATCTTTAGGAAACTCTCCGGATCCGCTTGAACTGATGGATAAATATGGAGCAGACGGAGTACGTGTTGGTATCCTGTTAAGCTCTGCAGCCGGAAATGACCTTCTTTTTGATGAAGATCTAATGCTTCAGGGAAGAAACTTCATGACGAAGATCTGGAATGCCTTCCGTTTGATCAATATGTGGAATCATGAAGATAAACCGGCTGTTGCTACAGATAATCAGGCTATCGAGTGGTTCGAAAATAAATTAAATAAAACCATTGTTGAGATCAATGATCAGTTCGAGAAATTCAGAATTTCTGATGCACTGCATTTGATCTATAAATTAATTTGGGATGATTTTTGTGGTTGGTACCTTGAAGCAATCAAGCCTAACTATGGAGAAGGTATTTCTAAAGAAGTTTACAATAAAACAATATACTTCTTTGAAGAACTCATGAAACTGCTTCACCCATTCATGCCTTTCTTAACGGAAGAGCTATGGCAGACAATTTCAGAAAGGAATATTGAAGATGCTCTGGTGGTTGCTCAGCAGAAAGAAGCGGGGGTATTTGATGAGACGATTATTAAAAACTTTGAAACTGCAGCAGAACTGATCTCCGGAGTTAGAAATTACCGCCAGACAAAAGGTATTTCACCGAGAGAAGCTGCTGAAATATATACCAATGCTGCTGAATTTGCGAATGAAGCGGTAGTAAGAAAGCTGGCCAATGTTTCTGAAATTTATTTCGGACAGAAAACAGATAAGCCAAGCTTTACATTCCTTGTTGGAGCAACGGAAGTTTCAATTCCTTTAAGTGAAAACTTAGATTTAGGAGAAGAAAAAGCGAAAACTGAAGAAGAATTAAAGTATCTGAAAGGATTCCTGATTTCAGTAGATAAAAAGCTTTCCAACGAAAAGTTTGTGGCCAATGCTAAACCGGAAATTGTAGAGGTAGAACGCAAGAAGCAAAAAGATGCTCTTGACAAGATTGCGATCTTAGAAGAGAAGCTGAAAAGTTTGTAA